A region of uncultured Anaeromusa sp. DNA encodes the following proteins:
- a CDS encoding 4Fe-4S dicluster domain-containing protein: MKNRVVSQVRLLMQSASLLVFVYCFFALAYPVGREAGWLIWLSRLDPWLLVGQGRFAVIWPDWWWLPLGVVMLTGLLGRIFCGWLCPLGALLTWTDRLSRRLLPERLLRRQRTLAKLLSLRYYWLLFLIVVFILGANWVLFLTPYALLSHELMLLGERSVPWFFGALLVGTVLFSRLWCSLLCPTGVLFSLLSKGKRLRYQVSGDCSHCGKCAQACSVGAAPETTGNTGDGCMACGECQKVCPMHSIQWGVAKNSSEATGKLMQTGSQSSRRHFFAATAVVAVAILCWKQTATAMKRVLRPPGALSEPDFSAACNRCGRCIQVCPSKALAPMAVEEGLSSFATPFLTPRKARCDLCLACQEVCPTGAIAAVPLEQVQMGQAVIDKPRCLAWNENKLCFICGEQCPVIAIVDDGGHRPKVLAEKCVGCGSCENACPVDGDAAIRVTPK; this comes from the coding sequence GTGAAAAATCGGGTGGTTTCACAAGTGCGCTTGTTGATGCAAAGCGCCAGTTTGCTTGTATTTGTTTACTGCTTTTTTGCGTTAGCCTATCCAGTGGGGCGGGAAGCTGGTTGGTTGATTTGGCTTTCCAGGCTGGATCCATGGCTGCTAGTAGGGCAAGGGCGCTTTGCGGTAATTTGGCCAGATTGGTGGTGGCTGCCGCTTGGAGTGGTCATGCTCACGGGGCTGTTGGGGCGCATTTTTTGCGGTTGGCTGTGTCCGTTGGGGGCGCTATTGACCTGGACGGATAGGTTGAGCCGTCGGCTTTTACCGGAGCGGTTGCTGCGGCGTCAACGAACGCTCGCAAAGCTCTTGTCGCTTCGTTATTACTGGCTGCTTTTTTTGATCGTGGTGTTTATACTGGGTGCTAATTGGGTGCTTTTTTTAACTCCCTATGCCTTGTTGAGTCATGAATTGATGCTGTTGGGGGAAAGAAGCGTACCCTGGTTTTTTGGAGCCTTGCTGGTGGGGACGGTATTGTTTTCGCGCTTGTGGTGCAGCCTCTTATGTCCTACCGGTGTTCTATTTTCTTTATTGAGCAAAGGAAAGCGGCTGCGTTATCAGGTGAGCGGCGATTGCTCGCATTGTGGTAAATGTGCGCAAGCTTGCTCGGTGGGGGCCGCGCCAGAAACGACAGGAAACACTGGGGATGGATGTATGGCCTGCGGCGAATGCCAAAAGGTCTGCCCAATGCATAGCATTCAATGGGGAGTGGCAAAAAACAGCAGCGAAGCAACTGGAAAGCTGATGCAAACAGGGAGCCAATCTTCACGACGGCACTTTTTTGCGGCGACAGCGGTGGTAGCTGTCGCAATTCTTTGCTGGAAACAGACGGCAACGGCGATGAAACGAGTTTTGCGTCCGCCAGGGGCATTGTCCGAACCGGATTTTTCCGCCGCTTGCAACCGCTGCGGGCGCTGTATCCAGGTTTGTCCCAGTAAAGCATTGGCTCCTATGGCGGTTGAGGAAGGACTTAGTTCTTTTGCTACGCCTTTTTTGACGCCTCGGAAGGCACGCTGCGATTTGTGCCTGGCTTGCCAGGAGGTATGCCCCACAGGGGCGATTGCGGCTGTGCCGCTGGAGCAGGTGCAGATGGGGCAGGCAGTCATTGATAAGCCGCGCTGCCTGGCTTGGAACGAGAATAAGCTTTGTTTTATTTGCGGTGAGCAGTGCCCGGTGATTGCCATCGTTGACGATGGCGGACATCGCCCCAAAGTGTTGGCTGAAAAATGTGTGGGCTGCGGTTCTTGTGAAAACGCCTGTCCTGTTGATGGCGATGCTGCTATTCGCGTAACGCCGAAGTGA
- a CDS encoding DUF362 domain-containing protein — translation MNRRQFIQGVGYGVLTLGVAGCGVSLPGSSGTAPAKQAASMVASPYDKSKLIVAAGTEPALLIEKGFQALGGIEKLVTQGATVVIKPNFSVPRKPEEAATTNPLLVAAVVKKCLAAGAKEVKVLDYPFNSPPVCLTNSGIKAAVDAVGGKTFTTHTQSFYAQVDMGGTILKNVLFSKDVLEADVLINFPILKHHGITKVTMGLKNMMGLVWDRGYFHKTDLNQAIAELAAYRKPQLTIMDATRGIIDHGPVGPGTIQEWNQVVFGVDAVAVDAYGAKLFGMEPADVAYVAAAAKLGVGEMDLQKMSLVKV, via the coding sequence ATGAATCGTCGTCAATTTATTCAAGGGGTGGGATATGGCGTGCTGACCTTGGGCGTAGCGGGCTGCGGTGTTTCGCTGCCTGGTTCTTCCGGGACGGCTCCAGCAAAACAGGCGGCTTCGATGGTAGCAAGTCCGTACGATAAAAGCAAGTTAATCGTGGCGGCAGGTACAGAGCCGGCACTGTTAATTGAAAAAGGGTTTCAAGCGTTAGGTGGTATTGAAAAGCTGGTAACCCAGGGCGCGACGGTAGTGATTAAGCCTAATTTTAGCGTTCCCAGAAAGCCCGAAGAGGCGGCTACTACGAATCCTCTTCTGGTAGCGGCTGTGGTGAAAAAGTGCTTGGCGGCAGGCGCTAAGGAAGTAAAAGTACTGGATTATCCCTTTAACAGTCCTCCTGTGTGTCTTACCAACAGCGGCATAAAAGCGGCTGTGGATGCTGTTGGCGGCAAGACGTTTACGACGCATACGCAAAGCTTTTATGCGCAGGTCGATATGGGCGGGACGATTCTCAAAAATGTGTTGTTTTCTAAAGATGTGTTGGAAGCGGATGTGTTGATTAACTTCCCGATTTTGAAGCATCATGGAATTACTAAAGTAACGATGGGCTTGAAAAACATGATGGGCTTGGTCTGGGATCGCGGCTATTTTCATAAAACCGATCTCAACCAGGCCATTGCCGAGCTGGCGGCTTATCGTAAGCCGCAGCTAACCATTATGGACGCCACAAGAGGTATTATTGACCATGGCCCGGTTGGACCCGGGACCATTCAGGAATGGAACCAAGTTGTCTTTGGCGTAGATGCCGTGGCGGTAGATGCATACGGAGCCAAGTTGTTTGGCATGGAGCCGGCGGATGTTGCGTATGTAGCGGCAGCTGCTAAATTAGGTGTTGGCGAAATGGATTTGCAAAAAATGTCCCTGGTAAAGGTGTGA
- a CDS encoding amino acid permease: MEEKQLTRGLKARHIELIALGGTIGVGLFMGSASTIKWAGPSVLLAYALAGIVMFFVMRIMGEMLYLEPVTGSFATYAHKYISPWAGYLTAWCYWFLWVTVGMSEVTAIGIYMNYWFPDLPQWLPALLGVALVASANMAAVKYYGEFEFWFALIKVVTIVAMLVVGVGIIFFGFGNQGIPIGLDNLYSNGGFFTGGLEGFLFALCLVTAAYQGVELVGITAGEAENPQQTLRKATKNIIWRILIFYIGAIFVILAVYPWNQIGSIGSPFVMTFAKVGIAAAAGIINFVVLTAAMSGCNSGIYSAGRMLYTLAENGQAPKFFGKVSASGVPSNSIKVTIACLLLGVLLNYLYPNSKLFVYIYSASILPGMIPWFVLGISQIKFRKRWEKEMGSHPFKSPLYPVSNYVMIVFLCLVLVGMWFNEDTQASLMVGAGFCAVVTGCYYAFGIHKRVVPMAEEAPVKRMKSM; this comes from the coding sequence ATGGAAGAAAAACAATTAACTCGTGGTCTTAAAGCTCGGCATATTGAATTGATTGCTTTGGGCGGGACGATTGGCGTAGGCTTGTTCATGGGCTCGGCCAGCACAATCAAGTGGGCGGGGCCGTCTGTTCTGCTGGCATATGCTTTGGCGGGGATTGTTATGTTTTTTGTCATGCGTATCATGGGAGAAATGCTGTATTTAGAACCGGTAACAGGCTCCTTTGCGACGTATGCGCATAAGTATATCAGCCCCTGGGCGGGGTACTTGACTGCTTGGTGCTATTGGTTTTTATGGGTGACTGTCGGCATGTCCGAGGTAACGGCGATCGGCATTTACATGAATTATTGGTTTCCGGATCTGCCGCAATGGCTGCCGGCGTTGCTCGGGGTGGCATTGGTGGCTTCTGCCAATATGGCGGCGGTTAAGTATTACGGTGAATTTGAATTTTGGTTTGCATTGATTAAAGTTGTCACCATTGTGGCTATGCTGGTAGTCGGCGTCGGTATTATTTTCTTTGGCTTTGGTAATCAGGGCATTCCTATAGGTCTTGACAATCTATATAGTAATGGCGGTTTCTTTACGGGCGGTCTAGAAGGATTTCTGTTTGCTCTTTGCTTGGTCACTGCAGCGTATCAAGGCGTGGAATTAGTTGGTATCACCGCAGGAGAGGCGGAAAATCCGCAGCAGACGTTGCGTAAAGCGACGAAAAATATTATATGGCGTATTTTGATTTTCTATATTGGCGCCATTTTTGTTATTCTTGCAGTATATCCATGGAACCAAATAGGCAGCATAGGCAGTCCTTTTGTGATGACCTTTGCCAAAGTCGGCATTGCGGCCGCTGCCGGTATTATCAACTTTGTTGTCTTGACAGCGGCTATGTCCGGTTGCAACAGCGGTATTTACAGCGCAGGCCGCATGCTGTACACGTTGGCGGAAAACGGGCAAGCTCCTAAATTCTTTGGCAAAGTATCCGCAAGCGGCGTGCCGAGCAACAGTATTAAAGTGACGATTGCTTGCCTGCTGCTGGGCGTGCTGCTCAACTACTTGTACCCGAACTCGAAACTGTTTGTATATATTTACAGTGCCAGCATCTTGCCGGGCATGATCCCCTGGTTTGTGCTGGGCATTAGCCAAATTAAATTTCGTAAGCGCTGGGAAAAGGAAATGGGGAGCCATCCGTTTAAGTCTCCGTTGTATCCTGTCAGCAATTACGTAATGATTGTATTTCTTTGTCTTGTCTTGGTGGGGATGTGGTTCAATGAAGATACCCAGGCATCCTTAATGGTTGGCGCTGGTTTTTGCGCTGTAGTAACAGGCTGCTATTATGCTTTTGGCATTCACAAGCGAGTGGTGCCTATGGCGGAGGAAGCGCCAGTAAAGCGTATGAAGTCTATGTAG
- the ilvA gene encoding threonine ammonia-lyase gives MKCLSLEDIERARETLTGVVCRTELAYTNTLSDLTGNKVYLKLENQQRTGSFKLRGAYNKVANLSEEERQRGIIASSAGNHAQGTALAATLYQAPSTIVMPKNAPLSKVKATRSYGATVVLHGSVYDEAYAEAVRLQEEQGLTFVHPFNDPLVIAGQGTIGLEILEDLPEVDVIVVPIGGGGLIAGIAVAVKSLKPNVKVIGVQTKNMPSMAEAVAKRCVCTCAGRPTIADGIAVKTPGDVTFGLVSQYVDEIVTVDDEEIANAILLMLERIKTVSEGAGAAAIAAVMNRLPSYQGCNIAAVVSGGNIDVNMMSRIINKGMAKSGRKVVFDTVIPDRPGSLWRLLQLTADTGANVLAVTHKRETPDVELGAVTVELELETADEQHIQNIRQRMEEHQYHVNIR, from the coding sequence ATGAAATGTCTTTCTCTGGAAGATATAGAACGAGCTAGAGAAACTTTAACGGGAGTTGTCTGCAGGACGGAGCTGGCCTATACTAATACTTTGAGTGATCTTACAGGCAATAAAGTATATTTGAAGCTGGAGAATCAACAACGGACTGGCTCTTTTAAGCTTCGCGGAGCCTATAACAAGGTAGCCAACTTGTCGGAAGAGGAACGCCAGCGAGGCATTATTGCTTCTTCAGCGGGAAATCATGCGCAGGGAACCGCGTTGGCGGCAACTCTGTATCAGGCGCCGTCAACCATTGTTATGCCCAAAAACGCGCCGTTGTCTAAAGTCAAGGCAACGCGTTCTTATGGGGCGACAGTCGTGCTTCATGGCAGCGTTTATGATGAAGCCTACGCCGAAGCAGTGCGGTTGCAGGAAGAACAAGGATTAACCTTTGTGCATCCTTTTAATGACCCCTTGGTCATTGCGGGACAGGGAACTATCGGGCTGGAAATTTTGGAGGACCTGCCGGAAGTGGATGTCATTGTTGTACCAATTGGAGGAGGTGGTTTGATTGCGGGGATTGCCGTAGCGGTGAAAAGCTTGAAGCCCAATGTGAAAGTGATTGGCGTACAGACAAAAAATATGCCATCCATGGCGGAAGCGGTTGCGAAACGCTGTGTGTGTACGTGCGCCGGTCGACCAACGATTGCAGATGGCATTGCGGTGAAAACCCCCGGAGATGTGACATTTGGTTTAGTAAGTCAATATGTGGATGAAATTGTGACGGTAGACGATGAAGAGATTGCCAATGCTATTTTGTTGATGCTGGAGCGAATTAAAACCGTATCCGAAGGAGCCGGTGCAGCGGCCATTGCGGCTGTGATGAACCGGCTGCCAAGCTATCAAGGCTGCAATATTGCAGCGGTGGTCAGCGGCGGTAACATTGACGTAAATATGATGTCACGCATTATCAACAAAGGTATGGCCAAATCCGGCAGAAAAGTTGTTTTTGATACAGTTATTCCGGATCGTCCTGGTTCGCTGTGGAGGCTTTTGCAGCTGACAGCGGATACAGGAGCCAATGTATTGGCAGTAACACACAAACGAGAAACCCCAGATGTCGAACTGGGCGCTGTTACGGTGGAACTGGAATTAGAGACGGCGGACGAGCAGCACATCCAGAATATCCGGCAGCGCATGGAAGAACACCAATATCACGTTAATATTCGTTGA
- a CDS encoding RidA family protein: MKEVIATKKAPAAIGPYSQAQKAGGFLFTSGQIPLDPKTGTFVSGSIQEQATQVLENLKQVLLAAEMDFGDVVKTTVFLTSMEHFAAVNEVYGRYFHTNLPARSCVAVAELPKDALVEIELVAFQNRNN; encoded by the coding sequence ATGAAAGAAGTAATTGCAACAAAAAAAGCGCCGGCAGCGATTGGACCCTATTCGCAGGCGCAAAAAGCAGGTGGTTTTCTATTTACATCCGGGCAAATTCCATTGGATCCTAAAACAGGGACGTTTGTTTCCGGCTCGATTCAAGAACAAGCTACTCAAGTTTTGGAAAACTTGAAGCAAGTGCTGCTGGCGGCGGAGATGGACTTTGGCGATGTAGTGAAAACAACCGTATTTTTAACTTCGATGGAACATTTTGCAGCTGTTAACGAAGTGTATGGACGCTATTTCCACACGAATCTGCCAGCGCGTTCTTGCGTGGCGGTGGCGGAGCTTCCTAAAGACGCTTTAGTGGAAATTGAGCTAGTAGCCTTTCAAAATAGAAACAATTGA
- a CDS encoding PAS domain-containing protein yields MGENQLLKVFIPLVDFMANIVGPHCEVILHDVQDVENSVVAIRNGYISGRQIGCPLTDLGLEFLERKVYRERSAVINYLGCTASGEKVRSSTFFIKDTAGELMGMLCVNLVHSPETAMMKNLTDQLMQVLQAHAPAAAVPVCESEEVVESLSTSVEKVVDAAIAKIVAGYELPVERMSSEEKISIVQQLNANGIFKIKGAISKVALALQTSESTIYRYLSTK; encoded by the coding sequence ATGGGTGAGAATCAATTGTTAAAAGTGTTTATTCCTTTGGTGGATTTCATGGCGAATATTGTGGGACCTCATTGCGAAGTGATTTTGCATGATGTACAGGATGTGGAAAACTCAGTCGTGGCTATTCGCAACGGCTATATCAGCGGACGACAGATTGGTTGTCCCTTGACGGATTTGGGATTGGAATTTTTGGAACGCAAAGTATATCGCGAACGCAGTGCAGTGATTAACTATTTAGGATGTACCGCCAGCGGTGAGAAAGTTCGATCATCTACTTTCTTTATTAAGGATACGGCAGGAGAACTCATGGGTATGCTGTGCGTTAACTTGGTGCACTCCCCGGAGACGGCCATGATGAAGAATTTGACGGATCAGCTGATGCAAGTGCTGCAGGCCCATGCACCGGCAGCGGCAGTGCCGGTGTGTGAAAGTGAAGAAGTGGTGGAATCGCTGAGCACCTCCGTAGAAAAAGTTGTGGATGCGGCGATCGCTAAAATTGTAGCGGGGTACGAATTGCCGGTGGAGAGAATGTCCAGCGAAGAAAAAATTTCGATTGTACAACAATTAAACGCCAACGGGATTTTCAAGATAAAAGGCGCTATTTCGAAGGTGGCGTTGGCCTTACAAACTTCTGAAAGCACGATATATCGCTATTTATCGACAAAGTAG